A window of Aerococcus urinae contains these coding sequences:
- a CDS encoding IS3 family transposase produces MERSGKRVDVRRTKYQAEFKTIEKLSQEGHKITFLCHSLGVSRSAYYKWLNREPSKTEQRLQWLMTLIQEAYDKYEGIYGYRRITIYLNHFKNARVNHKCVYRLMKLMGLKSVIRRRRYHYKKSKPQHVAENVLNREFDKDYEPMQVLLTDITEFKYGYNYSYKAYLSAILDYGANKIIAFKLSQRNNNQLVKDTIVQVEEELIPTETLLHSDRGFQYTSHFFKRFVDEKQLIQSMSRVGKCIDNGPMENFWGIIKEEMYRLKTYESFEQLEEDIKRYIEFYNTERVTLDMGLKIPA; encoded by the coding sequence ATTGAAAGAAGTGGAAAGAGAGTTGATGTCCGACGGACAAAATATCAAGCAGAGTTCAAAACAATCGAAAAATTAAGCCAGGAAGGACACAAAATAACATTCTTATGCCATTCGCTAGGTGTCAGTAGATCTGCTTATTATAAATGGCTCAACCGAGAGCCATCCAAGACAGAACAACGTTTACAGTGGCTAATGACTTTAATTCAAGAAGCTTATGATAAATATGAGGGCATCTATGGTTATCGTCGAATCACCATTTATCTTAATCACTTTAAGAATGCGCGGGTCAATCATAAGTGTGTCTATCGTCTCATGAAATTAATGGGTTTAAAATCTGTTATTCGCCGTAGGCGATATCACTACAAAAAAAGTAAGCCTCAGCACGTTGCAGAAAATGTGTTGAACCGTGAATTTGATAAAGATTATGAACCGATGCAGGTGTTGTTGACGGATATTACAGAGTTTAAATATGGCTATAACTATAGTTACAAAGCGTATTTAAGTGCGATTCTTGATTACGGAGCCAATAAGATTATTGCTTTTAAATTATCACAAAGGAATAACAATCAACTTGTTAAAGATACGATTGTTCAAGTAGAAGAAGAACTTATCCCTACAGAAACCCTCTTGCACAGTGACCGTGGTTTCCAATATACTTCGCATTTCTTTAAGCGTTTTGTTGACGAAAAACAGTTAATTCAAAGTATGTCTCGCGTAGGAAAATGTATTGATAACGGACCAATGGAAAATTTCTGGGGCATTATTAAAGAAGAGATGTATAGGTTGAAAACTTATGAAAGCTTTGAACAACTTGAAGAAGATATTAAACGCTACATCGAATTTTATAACACCGAACGTGTCACACTGGATATGGGCCTTAAAATTCCAGCTTAA
- a CDS encoding helix-turn-helix domain-containing protein, translating into MRSNRKHSPAELAKYIHLYEEGTSYAELCDQYGLSIHSSVFREYYLKYLEHGFAGLESQTKNNSYSEKFKQNVVQEYLNTDISITKIARKYNIPSFSTVRNWITKYTKREELKGYHPKPEVYTMKSQKKTYQEKVDIVKDFLETGMSYKETAEKHKVSYNNVYSWVQKYKKYGPNGLIDSRGRRKPMSIQNEEEKLRTELAALKARNEYLETENAALKN; encoded by the coding sequence ATGCGTTCAAATAGAAAGCATTCACCAGCAGAGTTGGCTAAATATATCCATCTTTATGAAGAAGGAACTTCCTATGCCGAGCTTTGTGATCAATATGGTCTCTCAATTCATTCATCTGTCTTTAGAGAATATTATCTCAAATATCTAGAACATGGCTTTGCAGGGCTGGAATCACAGACAAAGAATAATTCTTATAGTGAAAAGTTTAAGCAGAACGTCGTTCAAGAATACTTGAATACAGACATCTCAATTACAAAAATTGCTAGAAAATACAATATCCCTAGCTTTTCTACTGTAAGGAATTGGATTACTAAGTATACTAAAAGGGAAGAATTAAAGGGCTACCACCCTAAACCCGAGGTGTATACAATGAAAAGCCAAAAGAAAACCTATCAGGAAAAAGTTGATATTGTTAAAGATTTTCTTGAAACAGGAATGTCTTATAAAGAGACTGCTGAAAAACATAAAGTTTCCTACAATAATGTTTACTCATGGGTCCAAAAGTATAAGAAATATGGTCCCAATGGGCTCATTGATAGTAGAGGACGCCGCAAACCGATGAGTATTCAAAATGAAGAAGAGAAGTTACGTACAGAATTAGCTGCGCTTAAAGCACGTAATGAATACTTAGAAACGGAAAATGCTGCTCTAAAAAATTGA
- a CDS encoding ATP-dependent nuclease, which translates to MSYNSKLKSMHINKFRGLENINIDFGDRVTLICGKNGTSKSTILGIIAQVFSFSTDYSEKEPKRNGLKKYKTLLGKNYESVFSEHFRFSEKYDLPGTMDVDLVFYDGISKETLDNLSLKLYDSKDRSRSRPVLRGNNDRNLTYPLIYLSVNRLTPIAYRSYKQTNDEYLRDNQGLALQLSNRILLQENTQVTATSGDLESMAPHNESYDYQSISVGEDNVGQLVKAMLSFKKLQQEFENYTGGILLIDEADAGLFPAAQIEFFHILRSFSKNYNVQVIMTSHSPTLIQEVFEQKDKKNYKTVYLTNTYGPIIVQNEASWADIDADIHVVTRDIKNSDLKLPKINVYLEDIEAKKFFESIIKSRKLKGLLDILKVSMGSEQLTTLHDLDVPEFTSDSIVFLDGDKEVDHTYKNFLILPGNLPPDQLLFEYLFNKLKNDDYWKNPYKFTKPIFNRVYNETVNEKLSQIIGQPSDKSDESLILKDKLKTFSKNDSNKHGIIRESFKRFYKSKDIQKVVNGSVKYNPFRVWAEEHEGEIDDFKKNIIEVLKSIYVKKYKIPKITLDEYFDKI; encoded by the coding sequence ATGAGTTATAATTCTAAACTAAAAAGCATGCATATTAATAAATTTAGAGGCTTGGAAAATATCAACATTGACTTTGGAGATAGAGTTACATTAATTTGTGGAAAAAATGGTACATCTAAATCTACTATTTTAGGAATCATTGCTCAAGTATTTAGTTTTTCAACAGACTATTCAGAAAAAGAGCCAAAGAGAAATGGGTTAAAAAAATATAAAACTCTGCTAGGGAAAAATTACGAAAGTGTATTTAGTGAACATTTCCGCTTTTCAGAAAAATATGATTTGCCAGGAACTATGGATGTCGACTTGGTTTTTTATGATGGTATATCTAAGGAGACATTAGATAATTTATCTCTTAAACTTTACGATTCAAAAGATAGAAGTAGAAGTCGTCCGGTATTAAGAGGAAATAATGATCGCAATTTAACCTATCCTTTAATCTATCTTAGTGTAAATCGTTTAACACCTATCGCTTATAGGAGTTATAAACAAACTAATGACGAGTATCTAAGAGATAATCAGGGATTAGCACTTCAACTTTCAAATCGAATTTTACTTCAAGAAAATACCCAAGTAACTGCAACTTCCGGAGATTTAGAATCAATGGCTCCACATAATGAAAGCTATGATTATCAGTCTATTTCAGTTGGTGAGGATAATGTTGGTCAACTTGTAAAGGCTATGCTATCCTTTAAAAAACTACAACAGGAATTTGAAAATTATACTGGTGGTATCCTATTGATTGATGAAGCTGATGCAGGATTATTTCCTGCTGCACAAATTGAATTTTTTCATATACTTAGAAGTTTTTCAAAAAATTATAATGTACAAGTTATAATGACTAGTCACTCACCAACTTTAATTCAAGAAGTTTTTGAACAAAAAGATAAAAAGAACTATAAAACTGTTTATCTGACTAATACATATGGTCCGATTATTGTTCAAAATGAAGCTAGTTGGGCTGATATTGATGCAGATATCCATGTAGTTACGCGAGACATAAAAAATAGTGATTTAAAACTACCGAAAATAAATGTTTATCTCGAAGATATTGAAGCAAAGAAATTTTTTGAATCTATTATAAAGAGCCGAAAACTTAAAGGGCTTTTGGATATTTTAAAAGTATCAATGGGTAGCGAACAACTAACTACATTACATGATCTAGATGTTCCTGAATTCACCTCGGATAGTATTGTTTTTTTAGATGGGGATAAAGAAGTTGATCATACTTATAAAAATTTTCTAATTCTTCCAGGAAATTTGCCTCCAGATCAGCTTTTATTTGAATATTTGTTTAACAAACTTAAAAATGATGATTATTGGAAAAATCCATATAAATTTACAAAGCCAATCTTTAATAGAGTTTATAATGAAACGGTGAATGAAAAATTATCTCAAATAATAGGTCAACCATCTGATAAATCGGATGAATCACTAATTTTAAAAGATAAGCTAAAAACTTTTAGTAAAAATGATTCAAATAAACACGGAATTATTAGAGAATCTTTTAAAAGATTCTACAAAAGTAAAGATATTCAGAAAGTTGTTAATGGAAGTGTAAAATATAACCCTTTCAGAGTTTGGGCCGAAGAACATGAAGGAGAAATAGATGATTTTAAGAAAAATATCATTGAAGTATTAAAATCTATCTATGTTAAAAAGTATAAAATTCCAAAAATAACATTAGACGAATACTTTGATAAGATTTGA